The Candidatus Nitrosymbiomonas proteolyticus genome has a segment encoding these proteins:
- a CDS encoding IS2 transposase TnpB, translated as MERNMTVRRACWMTGISTRAVYEEPGPDRDAALREALRRVWRPNMGYRMAHALVKEEFAPLNLKRVHRIWKDERLGRKKRYRKKRTGNPVPLSAEHPNHVWTVDFIHDSCLSGTKLKVLSVEDEFTRECLALEVATRINARKVRDVLAPLFADRGAPRFVRSDNGGEFVARLLAVFLSESGSNSRFIDPGKPWQNGFVESFHSTLRRDHLDVEVFVNLADAQMKTAIYRRYYNEVRPHSSLGYRPPAVAAQSLEFSRATPCLPPNPAGISSAEVYS; from the coding sequence ATGGAGCGGAACATGACGGTTCGCAGGGCTTGCTGGATGACCGGGATCTCGACTCGCGCTGTTTATGAGGAGCCAGGGCCGGACCGGGACGCTGCGCTCAGGGAAGCACTCAGGAGGGTCTGGCGGCCCAACATGGGCTACCGGATGGCGCACGCCCTGGTGAAGGAGGAGTTCGCTCCCTTGAACCTCAAGCGGGTGCATCGAATCTGGAAGGACGAGCGGCTCGGCCGCAAGAAGCGATATCGCAAGAAGCGGACCGGGAACCCGGTTCCCCTGTCGGCGGAGCATCCCAACCACGTGTGGACGGTGGACTTTATCCATGATTCCTGCCTGAGCGGAACGAAGCTGAAGGTGCTTTCGGTGGAGGATGAGTTCACTCGGGAGTGCCTGGCTCTGGAGGTGGCGACGCGGATCAATGCTCGCAAGGTGCGCGACGTATTGGCTCCGCTCTTTGCCGATCGCGGGGCTCCCCGGTTCGTTCGGAGCGACAACGGCGGCGAGTTCGTTGCCCGGCTGCTCGCGGTGTTTCTCTCTGAATCCGGTTCGAACAGCCGCTTCATCGATCCGGGCAAACCCTGGCAGAACGGGTTCGTGGAGTCGTTCCACTCGACCCTGCGCCGGGATCACCTCGACGTCGAGGTCTTTGTCAATCTGGCCGACGCTCAGATGAAGACGGCGATCTACCGTCGCTACTACAACGAGGTTCGGCCGCATTCGTCGCTTGGCTATCGCCCCCCGGCGGTGGCCGCGCAGAGTCTGGAGTTCAGTCGGGCTACGCCCTGCCTGCCCCCCAACCCTGCTGGGATATCATCAGCGGAGGTCTACTCTTAA
- a CDS encoding arsenite S-adenosylmethyltransferase gives MKEPTTHDSPPQIRELVKAEYAKTASKLLEGRASSSSCCNSTGCCESADPISSELYTDSDAAIVPKGALEASLGCGNPTALAQLSEGEVVLDLGSGGGIDVLLSARRVGPNGFVYGLDMTEEMLALAERHKAESGLTNVEFLKGHLEDIPLPDASVDVVISNCVINLSGDKPKALAEAFRVLRPGGRFAVSDMLVEGELSDEVKNDVKLLAGCIAGAVSPQEYADLLAGAGFTGISIEVTRRLVLPDGATCCEDLVETGDSPSDAGVAVLSAFLRASKPSDPL, from the coding sequence ATGAAAGAACCAACGACCCACGATTCTCCCCCTCAGATCCGCGAACTGGTCAAGGCCGAGTACGCCAAGACCGCGAGCAAACTCCTCGAAGGAAGGGCCAGTTCGTCGTCCTGCTGCAACTCGACCGGATGCTGCGAATCTGCCGACCCCATCAGTTCGGAGCTCTACACGGATTCCGACGCCGCAATCGTTCCCAAGGGCGCGCTCGAAGCCTCGCTGGGGTGCGGCAACCCGACCGCGCTCGCCCAGCTTTCCGAGGGCGAAGTGGTCCTCGACCTCGGGAGCGGGGGCGGCATCGACGTCTTGCTCTCAGCTAGGCGTGTCGGCCCCAACGGGTTCGTTTACGGGCTCGATATGACCGAGGAGATGCTGGCGCTCGCGGAAAGGCACAAGGCGGAATCGGGGCTGACGAACGTCGAGTTCCTCAAAGGTCACCTCGAGGACATTCCGTTGCCCGACGCCAGCGTCGATGTCGTCATTTCGAACTGCGTGATCAACCTCTCGGGCGACAAGCCGAAGGCCCTAGCTGAAGCGTTTCGGGTTCTTAGGCCGGGCGGCCGCTTCGCGGTGTCGGACATGCTTGTCGAGGGCGAACTGTCGGATGAGGTCAAGAATGACGTGAAGCTCCTGGCCGGATGCATTGCCGGCGCGGTTTCCCCTCAGGAATACGCCGACCTGCTCGCAGGAGCGGGCTTCACCGGCATCAGCATCGAGGTCACGCGAAGACTGGTTCTTCCCGATGGCGCGACCTGTTGCGAGGACCTCGTGGAAACGGGCGACTCGCCTTCGGACGCCGGCGTAGCGGTCCTGAGCGCGTTTCTCCGAGCCTCAAAGCCCTCCGATCCGCTATAA
- a CDS encoding 1-acyl-sn-glycerol-3-phosphate acyltransferase yields the protein MAKNNDLPRQVSGLQLWIARIFATPLLWILGPIRVRGGYRVPREGGLLVLCNHRSDIDPVLVQWACRRPIHFMGKSELFEMRGLGRVMRSFGAFAVRRGEPDRAAIRIAVELLKDGRCVCVFPEGQLTEDGDLQEIKPGVALIARMAGVRSICAGIVGSERILPYGKLIPRPAFGGVEVNWGEPLECGQITQAGEYIAWVEGQLRSLAHPESD from the coding sequence ATGGCGAAGAATAACGATCTCCCGCGTCAGGTATCGGGTCTGCAACTGTGGATTGCGCGCATTTTCGCCACTCCACTGCTGTGGATTCTCGGTCCCATTCGCGTTCGGGGGGGCTATCGTGTGCCCCGCGAGGGCGGGCTTTTGGTTCTCTGCAACCACAGGTCCGACATCGACCCGGTACTCGTGCAGTGGGCGTGTCGGCGGCCAATTCATTTCATGGGGAAGAGCGAGCTGTTCGAGATGCGAGGTTTAGGGCGAGTGATGAGGTCCTTCGGGGCTTTCGCGGTTCGCAGAGGAGAACCCGACCGCGCGGCCATCCGAATCGCCGTCGAGCTTCTGAAGGATGGGCGGTGCGTTTGCGTGTTTCCCGAGGGCCAACTCACGGAGGACGGAGACTTGCAGGAGATCAAGCCCGGCGTCGCGCTGATTGCGAGAATGGCGGGGGTGCGTTCGATTTGCGCGGGGATCGTGGGTTCGGAGCGGATTCTGCCCTATGGCAAGCTGATCCCGAGGCCAGCGTTCGGTGGCGTCGAGGTGAACTGGGGTGAACCCTTAGAGTGCGGGCAGATCACCCAAGCTGGCGAGTATATCGCTTGGGTCGAGGGACAGCTACGCTCGCTGGCCCACCCGGAGTCCGACTGA
- a CDS encoding helix-turn-helix domain protein, whose protein sequence is MATDSIVLQLKALGEPTRLRIFEFLCRCACPVGILEDGSATCELPQAASGRPVQPTVGEVCCFVLGSDRIPSTLSFHLKELRNAGLIRMEKAGRRHICSVEADAAKRLAEYFHTHVQAMESCCPGGNS, encoded by the coding sequence ATGGCGACGGATTCCATCGTTCTCCAACTCAAGGCTCTGGGCGAGCCCACAAGGCTGAGGATTTTCGAGTTCTTGTGCCGGTGCGCTTGCCCCGTCGGCATCCTCGAGGACGGCTCCGCCACGTGCGAGCTTCCTCAGGCTGCGAGCGGACGGCCCGTTCAGCCGACGGTCGGCGAGGTGTGCTGTTTCGTGCTCGGCTCCGACCGCATCCCATCGACGCTCAGCTTCCACCTCAAGGAACTCAGAAACGCTGGGCTGATTCGCATGGAGAAAGCGGGCCGAAGGCACATCTGCTCGGTCGAGGCCGACGCGGCCAAGAGGCTGGCGGAGTACTTCCATACTCATGTTCAGGCCATGGAATCTTGTTGCCCTGGAGGCAATTCATGA
- a CDS encoding caa(3)-type oxidase, subunit IV: MSEQHHHITPVRTLALNLGALMVLMVLTVVAALVPPFLPNDAWQSVFNNTVALTIACLKATLVILIFMGVKYSTRLTQVYAVMGFLWVTLLGITFCDYLTRDWEPIPGWESPPTGKFTHGEAPGDPRREVPRQYYGAP, translated from the coding sequence ATGAGTGAACAACACCATCACATCACCCCAGTCCGTACCCTCGCGCTCAATCTCGGGGCGCTGATGGTCTTGATGGTCCTGACCGTCGTCGCGGCCTTGGTGCCGCCCTTCCTGCCCAACGACGCTTGGCAAAGCGTGTTCAACAACACCGTCGCGTTGACGATCGCTTGCCTCAAGGCCACTCTAGTGATCCTGATCTTCATGGGCGTCAAGTACAGTACGCGCCTGACGCAGGTGTATGCGGTCATGGGGTTCCTGTGGGTTACCCTTCTGGGGATCACGTTCTGCGATTACCTGACGAGAGATTGGGAGCCCATTCCCGGATGGGAGTCTCCTCCGACAGGGAAGTTCACCCATGGCGAGGCGCCGGGCGACCCTAGACGCGAGGTTCCTCGGCAATACTACGGCGCTCCGTAG
- a CDS encoding cytochrome c oxidase subunit I, giving the protein MSTVSTQHGAAEPAAPQSNYLTNGNTIASWLLTTDHKRIALLYLVSITVFFTVGAWAASMIRLELMVPKGTLMENDTYNKIFTMHGVVMVFFFLIPMIPATLGNFLIPMMIGARDLAFPRLNLLSWYVYVAAGVLAVIAMLTGGVDTGWTFYTPYSSIYSNSQVGLTIGAAFLAGFSSIFTAINFIVTIHKMRAPGLTWFRLPLFVWGHYATSVVIILGTPVIAITLLMLAGERVLKLGFFSPELGGDPVLFQHLFWFYSHPAVYIMILPAFSVMSELITCFSRRKIFGYSFIAFSSLAIGGLGFLVWGHHLFVSGQSMYQGMVFSIISFLVAVPSAIKIFNWATTIYKGSVRFNTPMFYAIGFMGLFLIGGLTGLYLSSMATDIHLHDTYFVVAHFHYVMVGGAVMAMLGGVHFWWPKMTGRMYADSWGKLSATIIFVGFNLTFLPQFVLGYLGMPRRYHYYHFAPEFQVWHVMSSAGSSILAVGYAMPLFYLLWSLKRGPKVGPNPWAAKGLEWQTASPPPTFNFETTPVVTEEAYEYDPEADEEVTTEVERIAAGDLPHGR; this is encoded by the coding sequence ATGAGCACGGTTTCTACGCAACACGGCGCGGCTGAACCCGCCGCCCCCCAGAGCAACTACCTGACCAACGGCAACACGATCGCATCGTGGCTCCTCACGACGGACCACAAGCGAATCGCCCTGCTGTACCTCGTCTCGATCACCGTGTTTTTCACGGTCGGCGCGTGGGCCGCTTCGATGATCCGCCTCGAGCTGATGGTGCCTAAGGGCACGCTGATGGAGAACGACACCTACAACAAGATTTTCACCATGCACGGCGTGGTGATGGTGTTCTTCTTCCTCATCCCGATGATCCCGGCCACGCTGGGGAACTTCTTGATCCCCATGATGATTGGCGCGCGCGATCTCGCGTTTCCCCGACTCAATCTGCTGAGTTGGTACGTGTACGTCGCAGCGGGCGTCCTTGCGGTCATCGCCATGCTCACCGGAGGCGTCGACACGGGCTGGACGTTCTACACGCCCTACAGCAGCATCTACAGCAACTCGCAAGTCGGCTTGACGATCGGCGCGGCGTTCCTTGCCGGGTTCTCCTCGATCTTCACGGCGATCAACTTCATCGTGACCATCCACAAGATGCGCGCGCCGGGACTCACTTGGTTTCGGCTTCCGCTCTTCGTCTGGGGGCACTACGCAACCAGCGTCGTCATCATCCTCGGGACCCCGGTCATCGCAATCACGCTCCTCATGCTCGCGGGAGAGAGAGTTCTCAAACTCGGGTTCTTCAGCCCCGAACTGGGCGGCGACCCCGTGCTGTTTCAGCACCTGTTTTGGTTCTATTCGCACCCCGCCGTTTACATCATGATCCTGCCCGCGTTCAGCGTGATGAGCGAGCTCATCACGTGCTTTTCTCGGCGCAAGATCTTCGGCTACAGCTTCATCGCGTTCTCCTCGCTCGCCATTGGGGGGCTGGGGTTCCTGGTGTGGGGCCACCACCTCTTCGTCAGCGGCCAGTCGATGTACCAAGGGATGGTCTTCTCGATCATCTCGTTCCTCGTCGCAGTGCCTTCAGCGATCAAGATTTTCAACTGGGCTACGACCATCTACAAGGGCAGCGTCAGATTCAACACGCCGATGTTCTACGCCATCGGGTTCATGGGGCTCTTCTTGATCGGAGGCCTGACCGGGCTCTACCTCTCGTCGATGGCCACCGACATCCACCTCCATGACACGTACTTCGTGGTGGCGCACTTCCACTACGTTATGGTGGGCGGCGCGGTGATGGCGATGCTGGGCGGGGTCCACTTCTGGTGGCCGAAGATGACCGGACGGATGTACGCCGACAGTTGGGGCAAACTGTCCGCCACGATCATCTTTGTCGGGTTCAACCTCACCTTCTTGCCCCAATTCGTCCTGGGCTACTTGGGGATGCCCCGACGGTATCACTACTACCACTTCGCGCCCGAATTTCAGGTGTGGCACGTGATGTCGAGCGCGGGCTCTTCGATCTTGGCGGTCGGGTATGCCATGCCGCTGTTCTATCTGCTTTGGTCGCTCAAGCGCGGCCCCAAAGTCGGCCCCAATCCCTGGGCGGCGAAGGGACTCGAATGGCAGACCGCGTCGCCACCCCCAACCTTCAACTTCGAAACCACGCCGGTCGTTACCGAAGAAGCTTACGAATACGACCCCGAGGCCGACGAAGAAGTGACCACGGAAGTCGAGCGGATCGCTGCTGGCGACCTTCCTCATGGGAGATAA
- a CDS encoding cytochrome C oxidase subunit III, with amino-acid sequence MAVEAIAEHTEQGHADGVFHQFESIEQQNESYIVGMWSFLVTEVMFFGPLFFAYLLYRWQFQPQFYLVHKELNVALGGLNTVILLFSSFAVAMAVHFAQKKARQKQLLWLGLTLACAFGFLIVKYFEWAHKFHVGHVPGPGFRWEAAGEAGVVPAGIAELFFSLYFGMTGLHGLHVVIGIICIGTLMLLTARKSKLVESYIPTEMVGLYWHFVDLVWIFLFPLFYLMPQ; translated from the coding sequence ATGGCAGTCGAAGCAATCGCTGAACACACCGAGCAAGGACACGCCGACGGCGTCTTCCACCAGTTCGAATCGATCGAACAGCAGAACGAATCCTACATCGTCGGGATGTGGTCGTTCCTCGTCACGGAAGTGATGTTCTTCGGCCCGTTGTTCTTCGCCTATTTGCTCTACCGCTGGCAATTCCAGCCCCAGTTCTACTTGGTTCACAAGGAACTCAACGTGGCGCTCGGTGGGCTCAACACGGTCATCCTGCTGTTCAGTTCGTTTGCCGTAGCGATGGCCGTCCACTTCGCCCAAAAGAAGGCTCGGCAGAAACAGCTCCTCTGGCTGGGGCTGACTCTGGCCTGCGCCTTCGGCTTCTTGATCGTCAAGTACTTCGAGTGGGCGCACAAGTTCCATGTGGGACATGTCCCCGGTCCCGGTTTTCGGTGGGAGGCCGCTGGCGAAGCTGGAGTCGTGCCCGCGGGGATCGCCGAACTGTTCTTCTCGCTGTACTTCGGAATGACCGGCCTGCATGGCCTCCACGTCGTGATCGGCATCATCTGCATCGGGACGCTGATGCTCCTTACGGCAAGGAAAAGCAAGCTCGTCGAGTCGTATATCCCGACGGAAATGGTCGGCCTGTATTGGCACTTCGTCGACCTCGTGTGGATCTTCCTCTTCCCGCTCTTTTACTTGATGCCGCAGTAA
- a CDS encoding cytochrome c oxidase subunit II encodes MFNLPIAPEQASEFAKQYDLLFWATTALTVFFTTVVLIMVLGFAIRYRKGAKVNRKNAPTSHMLLEATWTVIPLVLGVMMFFWAAKLFVDARVPPKDAMDIYVIGKQWMWHIQHPNGVRENNTLHVPVGKPVRLIMISQDVLHSFFIPQFRTKQDVIPGRYTLQWFTATKPGKYNLFCAEYCGTQHSEMGGYVYVMEPAEYEAWLANEGTKIAAANRTPVANGKRLWDQFRCGSCHGPQDSLEAPSLFNWTGAAHPIADGSTANGDLTYFRESLLDPYRRLTRGYGKTMPDYGQQLSEDQVLELFAYVQTLGAAPEKLAVTESEADAQGGESR; translated from the coding sequence ATGTTTAACCTTCCCATCGCCCCGGAACAAGCGTCCGAATTCGCCAAGCAGTATGACCTGCTGTTTTGGGCGACCACGGCGCTCACGGTGTTTTTCACCACGGTCGTCCTCATCATGGTCCTGGGGTTTGCGATTCGCTACCGCAAGGGCGCCAAGGTCAACCGCAAGAACGCGCCGACGTCGCACATGCTGCTCGAAGCCACCTGGACGGTGATTCCGCTCGTGCTGGGCGTGATGATGTTCTTCTGGGCCGCAAAGCTCTTCGTCGACGCGCGCGTTCCGCCGAAGGACGCGATGGACATCTACGTGATCGGAAAGCAGTGGATGTGGCACATCCAGCATCCGAACGGAGTGAGAGAGAACAACACCCTGCACGTGCCGGTCGGCAAGCCCGTGCGGCTCATCATGATCTCGCAAGACGTATTGCACAGTTTCTTCATCCCTCAGTTCCGAACGAAGCAGGACGTGATCCCGGGCAGGTACACGCTCCAGTGGTTCACGGCAACGAAACCCGGCAAGTACAACCTGTTTTGCGCCGAATACTGCGGGACCCAGCACTCCGAAATGGGCGGATATGTGTATGTGATGGAACCCGCCGAGTATGAAGCGTGGCTGGCGAACGAGGGAACGAAGATCGCTGCAGCGAACCGGACTCCCGTCGCCAACGGCAAGAGGCTTTGGGATCAGTTCCGATGCGGCTCGTGCCACGGCCCCCAAGATAGCCTCGAAGCGCCTTCGCTCTTCAATTGGACTGGAGCGGCGCATCCGATCGCTGACGGGTCGACGGCCAACGGGGACCTGACCTACTTCCGCGAGTCGCTCCTGGACCCCTACCGCAGACTCACTCGGGGCTATGGGAAGACGATGCCGGACTACGGCCAGCAGCTTTCAGAGGACCAGGTCTTGGAGCTCTTCGCCTATGTCCAGACGCTCGGAGCCGCTCCCGAAAAGCTCGCAGTCACGGAGTCTGAAGCGGATGCGCAAGGTGGTGAAAGTCGATGA
- a CDS encoding type III restriction enzyme, res subunit, whose product MRLQFDPNQPFQRDAVAAVADLFDGQERGAPEFSVIKTNYAGELLSGMVMTETGVGNQLLLPDDRLLANLRSVQERFDIEVDPNSTLAAWELFDTPANVKRPCPHFSIEMETGTGKTYVYLRTIFELSHRYGFQKFVIVVPSVAIREGVLKNLEITADHFRALYNNLPFEWFVYDAKKVNRLRHFATSNTLQIQVINIDAFRKNFSDTDDDKKSNVMYKRQDRLGDHMPIEFVQAARPIVIIDEPQSVDNTDKAQEAIKALNPLMTLRYSATHRNPYNLVYQLNPVRAFELRLVKQIVVANVESEDAANEPFVRVESIEYKKEYKAKLRMLVKTADGPKEKSVSVKPGDDLFYKSGELHHYQDGFRIADLSAEPGDEHIRFSNGRRLGLGEEMGGARSDVWRVQIKKTVEEHLKKEVKVRERGLKVLSLFFIDKVANYRDYDDDGKPIQGKFAQVIEEELAAFANDPRFASLEWLKLPVGQLHNGYFSGDRKKRKDGTEETIWKDTKGSTALDDDTYNLIMKEKERLLDMNEPLRFIFSHSALREGWDNPNVFQICTLNETQSTMKKRQEIGRGLRLPVDQTGARVFDDSINKLYVMANESYEAFAKALQTEYEEDCGVTFGKVPITALAKLTRVIDHEEKPIGRAEAEAIRDLLVEQKMIDVQGRIQKAFDPRSPGFKLELPEDKAELTSAVVDLLSSYQIEHHIQREKDERVNKLKKQVLLTPEFEELWTRIKPKTMYRVEFETADLVARAVAEIKRMPKIEKPILRVTAGVLGVEKSGVTAKGMSVAEETREYGARPLPDILGYLQNETELTRSTLVEILTKSDRLTEFFNNPQRFMDQVARILKFELHRILVDGIKYERIEGTGSDAAWDQMLFKNEELVNYLKALEVKKSVYDYVVYDSEIEREFAEQLDQRDDIKLFVKLPGWFKVDTPVGEYNPDWAIVKHDTSTIYLVRETKGTRDFLKLRSTEADKVRCGKRHFEALGQDFKVVVTAGEV is encoded by the coding sequence GTGAGGCTTCAATTCGACCCAAACCAGCCGTTCCAGCGTGATGCCGTGGCCGCCGTCGCGGACCTCTTTGATGGCCAAGAGCGCGGAGCGCCGGAGTTCTCGGTCATCAAGACCAACTATGCGGGCGAGCTTCTGAGCGGCATGGTGATGACGGAGACCGGAGTCGGCAACCAACTCCTGCTACCGGACGACCGACTTTTGGCCAACCTACGATCCGTCCAAGAGCGGTTCGACATCGAGGTAGATCCAAACTCGACTTTGGCTGCATGGGAGTTATTCGATACCCCGGCCAACGTCAAACGACCGTGCCCGCACTTCTCGATCGAGATGGAAACCGGGACCGGCAAGACCTACGTGTACCTGCGCACGATCTTTGAGCTTTCCCACCGCTATGGATTCCAGAAGTTTGTGATCGTGGTTCCCAGCGTCGCGATTCGAGAAGGAGTTCTGAAGAACCTGGAGATCACGGCAGACCACTTCCGGGCGCTCTACAACAACCTACCCTTCGAGTGGTTTGTCTACGACGCGAAGAAGGTGAACCGCCTTCGACACTTCGCTACGAGCAACACGCTCCAGATTCAGGTCATCAACATCGACGCGTTCCGCAAAAACTTCTCCGACACGGATGATGACAAAAAGTCGAACGTGATGTACAAGCGGCAAGACCGACTTGGCGATCACATGCCGATCGAGTTCGTCCAAGCCGCGCGACCCATCGTGATCATCGACGAGCCCCAGAGCGTGGACAACACGGACAAGGCTCAGGAGGCGATCAAGGCGCTGAACCCGCTGATGACGCTTCGCTACTCCGCGACCCATCGCAATCCGTACAACTTGGTATACCAGCTCAATCCCGTTCGAGCATTCGAGTTGCGCTTGGTCAAGCAGATCGTTGTCGCCAACGTCGAATCGGAGGACGCGGCCAACGAGCCGTTCGTCCGAGTCGAATCCATTGAGTACAAGAAGGAATACAAAGCAAAGCTCCGGATGTTGGTCAAGACCGCCGACGGGCCGAAGGAGAAGTCTGTTTCCGTCAAGCCCGGCGACGACCTGTTCTACAAGTCCGGCGAGTTGCACCACTACCAAGACGGTTTCCGCATTGCCGATCTTTCCGCCGAGCCAGGTGACGAGCACATTCGATTCAGCAACGGACGCCGACTCGGGCTGGGCGAGGAAATGGGCGGAGCCCGGTCTGACGTATGGCGAGTGCAGATCAAGAAGACGGTGGAAGAGCATCTGAAGAAGGAGGTCAAGGTTCGCGAGCGCGGCCTCAAAGTGCTTTCGCTCTTCTTTATCGACAAGGTCGCCAACTACCGAGACTATGACGACGACGGCAAGCCGATCCAGGGCAAGTTCGCCCAGGTCATCGAGGAGGAGTTGGCAGCTTTCGCCAACGACCCGCGATTCGCATCGCTGGAGTGGTTGAAGTTGCCAGTTGGCCAGCTCCACAACGGCTACTTCTCAGGCGACCGTAAGAAGCGAAAGGACGGAACCGAGGAAACGATCTGGAAGGATACGAAGGGCTCAACGGCGCTCGACGACGATACTTACAACCTGATCATGAAGGAGAAGGAGCGTCTGCTCGACATGAACGAGCCACTCCGATTTATCTTCAGCCACTCTGCCTTGCGTGAAGGATGGGACAACCCCAACGTCTTCCAAATCTGCACTCTTAACGAGACCCAGAGCACCATGAAGAAGCGCCAGGAAATCGGGCGGGGCCTTCGATTGCCTGTTGACCAGACCGGTGCGAGAGTCTTTGATGACTCGATCAACAAGCTGTACGTGATGGCCAACGAGAGCTACGAAGCGTTCGCCAAGGCGCTGCAAACCGAATACGAAGAGGACTGCGGAGTCACGTTCGGCAAGGTGCCGATCACGGCCCTCGCCAAGCTCACTCGCGTCATCGACCATGAGGAGAAACCCATCGGTCGAGCCGAGGCGGAGGCGATTCGAGACCTTTTGGTCGAGCAGAAGATGATTGACGTTCAGGGCCGTATCCAGAAGGCATTCGATCCTCGAAGTCCTGGCTTCAAGTTGGAACTACCCGAGGATAAGGCCGAACTGACTTCGGCAGTCGTGGACCTGCTGTCGAGCTACCAGATCGAGCACCACATCCAGCGTGAGAAAGACGAGCGGGTCAACAAGCTGAAGAAGCAGGTATTGCTCACGCCCGAGTTTGAAGAGCTTTGGACGAGGATCAAGCCGAAGACGATGTATCGCGTTGAGTTCGAGACCGCCGACTTGGTCGCCCGAGCCGTTGCCGAAATCAAACGCATGCCCAAGATCGAAAAGCCTATCCTGCGCGTGACGGCCGGAGTGCTTGGTGTGGAGAAATCGGGCGTCACCGCAAAGGGAATGAGCGTGGCCGAAGAGACGCGCGAATACGGCGCACGACCGCTACCGGACATCCTTGGCTACCTCCAGAACGAAACCGAGCTGACCCGTTCAACACTGGTGGAGATCCTCACGAAGTCCGACCGCTTAACCGAGTTTTTCAACAACCCTCAGCGGTTCATGGACCAGGTTGCTCGCATCCTAAAATTCGAGCTGCATCGAATCTTAGTTGACGGCATCAAATACGAACGCATCGAAGGCACGGGCTCCGACGCTGCTTGGGACCAGATGCTCTTCAAGAACGAGGAGTTGGTCAACTATCTCAAGGCGCTGGAAGTGAAGAAGTCGGTTTACGACTACGTGGTGTATGACTCGGAAATTGAACGGGAGTTTGCCGAACAGCTTGATCAGCGCGACGACATCAAGCTTTTCGTCAAGCTTCCGGGTTGGTTCAAGGTGGACACGCCTGTGGGCGAATACAACCCGGACTGGGCCATCGTGAAGCACGACACATCGACGATCTATTTGGTGCGGGAAACAAAGGGAACCCGCGACTTCCTGAAGCTGCGATCAACGGAAGCGGACAAGGTGCGTTGTGGCAAGCGGCACTTCGAGGCTCTAGGCCAGGACTTCAAGGTCGTGGTGACGGCGGGTGAGGTGTAA
- a CDS encoding phosphoribosylglycinamide formyltransferase — translation MKQARLAILVGPRGRGSNMRALALACFAGELTAEVAVVVSPRDGTPAVEWARDHGITVTILDPGSEGYAERLLGALREAQVGWICLAGYLRLLPADVLRGFPQRVLNIHPALLPRHGGKGMYGMKVHEAVLESGDFESGCTVHFVDERYDEGEIVHQLRCPILSGDTPESLSLRVLKLEHLAYKQALQKLLNDGEE, via the coding sequence GTGAAGCAGGCGCGGCTTGCGATACTCGTCGGACCCAGGGGCAGGGGCAGCAATATGCGAGCCCTTGCCCTTGCGTGTTTTGCAGGCGAACTGACTGCCGAAGTGGCTGTGGTGGTGTCACCCCGCGACGGGACGCCCGCCGTGGAGTGGGCGCGGGATCACGGCATTACGGTAACGATCCTGGACCCGGGCAGCGAGGGATATGCAGAGCGATTACTGGGGGCGCTGCGGGAGGCTCAGGTTGGCTGGATTTGCTTGGCCGGTTACCTGCGGCTGCTTCCCGCTGACGTGCTCCGAGGGTTTCCGCAAAGGGTCCTCAACATCCACCCGGCGCTCCTGCCGAGGCACGGAGGCAAGGGCATGTATGGAATGAAGGTGCATGAGGCCGTGCTCGAATCGGGCGATTTCGAGTCGGGGTGTACGGTTCACTTCGTCGATGAGCGATATGACGAGGGCGAGATCGTTCATCAACTTCGGTGCCCCATTCTCTCTGGAGACACGCCGGAGAGCTTGTCGCTGCGAGTCTTGAAGTTGGAGCACTTGGCCTATAAGCAGGCGTTGCAGAAGTTATTGAACGATGGCGAAGAATAA
- a CDS encoding transposase, with product MKRSKFTEEQIVRILQEAASGQKTQAQLCRDHGVSANTFYVWKRKYAGMQTDDVRHLRELERENAQLKRLLAERDLEIDAVRALFRKNGLALPNPSRGRDS from the coding sequence ATGAAGAGATCGAAGTTCACCGAGGAGCAGATCGTGAGGATTCTGCAGGAGGCCGCATCGGGCCAGAAGACGCAGGCCCAGCTTTGCCGCGACCACGGAGTCAGCGCGAACACGTTCTACGTGTGGAAGCGCAAGTACGCGGGGATGCAGACAGACGATGTGCGGCATCTGCGCGAGCTCGAGCGGGAGAACGCTCAGCTCAAGCGTCTTCTTGCCGAAAGAGACCTTGAGATCGACGCGGTACGGGCGCTGTTCCGAAAAAACGGACTCGCGCTCCCGAACCCGTCGCGGGGGCGCGATTCCTGA